ACGCCCACGCTCCAGGCCGTCGCCGGCGACGGCTTCGATCCGGCCGTCGCGCCGGTCCTCGGCGCCGAGGACTTCTCGTACTACGCCAATGAGGTCCCCGGCCTGTTCCTCTGGCTCGGCATCCGCACGCCCGGCGCGGACCGCGAGCTCTTCCCGCCGAACCACTCGCCGCTGTTCCGGATCGACGAGGACGCCCTCCCGCTCGGCGTCCGCGCCCTCGCCCACCTCGCCGTCGACTTCCTCGCCGGCGACGCCTGACCCTGCCCGCCTCGGCGCCGAGGCGGGGCTACTCGGGGTAGCGGTCCGGGGCGTAGCGGCGGGCGAGCCGGCCCGTCGCCGTGCCCAGGTCGAGGTCCGCCACGAGCGTGCCGGGCTCGCCGTACGGGAGCCGCGCCACGAGCCCGCCCTCCGGGTCGATCACGGCCGTCGCCGACTCCGGGAAGCGCGTCGTCACGTTCACGCTCGCGACGTAGACCGTGTTTTCGAGCGCGCGGCACAGCACGGCCTTCTCGTAGTACGGCCCGGCGGGATCGGCCCACGTCGTGAGCGTCGGGCCGGCGGTGTCGCTCCCGGTCCAGTGCGGGTGGAACACGACGTGCGCCCCGCGCCGCGCGGCCCAGCGGACCGTCTCGGGGTACCGGAACGCCTCGTGGCAGATGGCGACGCCGAACCGGAGCCCCCCCACCTCGAAGAGCTGGCGGCCCGT
This sequence is a window from Rubrivirga marina. Protein-coding genes within it:
- a CDS encoding carbon-nitrogen hydrolase family protein → MRIALASPRIAPSVDAALDAVRHHVAEAAGLGARVVCFPEAYVPGLHGVGVEVPPYEMADQKRVAEAVGGWAREHAIAVVLGVEWIAEARRHIGAAVWDSDGALLGVQLKTQLAPTEEGPYVAGTGRQLFEVGGLRFGVAICHEAFRYPETVRWAARRGAHVVFHPHWTGSDTAGPTLTTWADPAGPYYEKAVLCRALENTVYVASVNVTTRFPESATAVIDPEGGLVARLPYGEPGTLVADLDLGTATGRLARRYAPDRYPE